From a single Kitasatospora sp. NBC_00458 genomic region:
- a CDS encoding M56 family metallopeptidase yields MTLFLAVVALALVVPWGAAPVARHLARLLSPRAASLALPSAALLLAGGVVSALVGLFHVPFLAHFEQLPLSSVLSEWPAVVPVSCVAGAILASQGARLVRRWREHRSLIARTWELTGGVPAVGDLLVVPGAEAEAFALPGHRGRAGRVVVTEGMLRALNPAEQGVLLAHERAHLSGRHHLLSLALELAGAVHPALRGLRDPLDFHLERWADERAAASVGDRRLAASAIARAALAAAASEGGGGRRKHLLSVSTGPVPRRVRALLEPGHAGARGRAPRAAAVGLGAVVALAALSGLALAYGLHEYVEFMAEGVRGR; encoded by the coding sequence GTGACCCTGTTCCTGGCGGTGGTCGCCCTGGCCCTGGTCGTCCCGTGGGGCGCGGCACCGGTGGCGCGCCACCTGGCGCGCCTGCTCTCGCCGAGGGCGGCGTCGCTGGCACTGCCCTCGGCAGCGCTTCTGCTCGCGGGTGGAGTGGTGTCGGCGCTGGTCGGCCTGTTCCACGTGCCGTTCCTGGCGCACTTCGAGCAGCTTCCGCTGTCCAGCGTGCTGTCCGAGTGGCCGGCGGTGGTTCCGGTCTCCTGTGTCGCCGGGGCGATTCTGGCATCGCAGGGTGCGCGGCTGGTGCGTCGGTGGCGCGAGCACCGCTCGCTGATCGCCCGCACCTGGGAGCTCACGGGCGGCGTTCCGGCCGTCGGCGACCTGCTCGTGGTTCCGGGCGCGGAGGCGGAGGCGTTCGCGCTGCCGGGCCACCGCGGACGGGCGGGCCGCGTGGTCGTGACCGAGGGCATGCTCCGTGCGCTGAACCCCGCCGAGCAAGGCGTGCTGCTCGCCCACGAGAGGGCCCACCTGTCCGGACGCCACCACCTGCTGTCGCTGGCCCTGGAGCTGGCCGGGGCCGTCCATCCGGCACTGCGCGGACTGCGGGACCCGTTGGACTTCCACCTGGAGCGGTGGGCGGACGAGCGTGCTGCGGCGTCCGTGGGAGACCGGAGGCTGGCGGCCTCCGCCATCGCCCGCGCGGCGCTGGCCGCAGCGGCGTCCGAGGGGGGAGGCGGCCGCCGCAAGCACCTGCTGTCGGTGAGCACCGGCCCCGTGCCCCGGCGCGTGCGGGCGCTCCTGGAACCGGGTCACGCCGGAGCACGCGGACGTGCGCCGCGGGCCGCAGCCGTCGGCCTGGGCGCCGTGGTGGCGCTGGCGGCGCTGTCGGGCCTCGCACTCGCCTACGGCCTGCACGAGTACGTGGAGTTCATGGCCGAGGGTGTCAGGGGCCGGTGA
- a CDS encoding ABC transporter ATP-binding protein produces MSTAHAAHVAGLSIALGDTPLLVDATLTLVPGRIHAVTGPSGAGKTTLLRALVGALPPGARVAAGSVDVLGHDVLALPAERLRALRRHRLAFVGQDPGSGLNPRMRVGRLIAETAPDMRRAGVPDLLRAVRLPGDERLERRRPAGLSGGQQRRVALARALARRPDILLLDEPTAGLDPALRDDIADLLRDLAVREGIAVAFTSHDPDFVARCADDTLALKPASGAAAAPTTALTVVDGGLPRSADGTGPVLEVAALGASTGSGRTRRVVLADLDLDLLPGTLTGIVGPSGCGKTTLVRTLAGLHPRDTGTAVLGGLPLASSYRRRTRDQRRRIQLVPQNPLGALNPAQTVGSTLTRPLRLHFGLPAARCGERVEELLTAVGLPAGFATRYPHELSGGQRQRVSVARALAAEPDVLLCDEVTSALDGATAAGIMELLAGLRTRRGLAVVLVSHDLVLVADHADGVLTLGGPAGATLAKRL; encoded by the coding sequence GTGAGTACCGCCCACGCCGCCCACGTCGCCGGTCTGTCGATAGCCCTCGGCGACACGCCGCTTCTCGTCGACGCCACGCTCACGCTCGTCCCCGGCCGGATCCACGCCGTCACCGGGCCCTCGGGCGCCGGGAAGACCACGCTCCTGCGGGCCCTCGTCGGAGCCCTGCCCCCGGGTGCGCGCGTCGCGGCCGGAAGCGTCGACGTGCTCGGCCACGACGTCCTCGCCCTGCCGGCCGAGCGGCTGCGTGCACTGCGCCGCCACCGGCTGGCGTTCGTCGGTCAGGATCCGGGATCCGGGCTCAACCCGCGCATGCGCGTCGGCCGTCTCATCGCCGAGACCGCACCCGACATGCGCCGCGCAGGCGTCCCCGACCTGCTGCGAGCGGTCCGGCTGCCCGGCGATGAGCGACTGGAGCGGCGTCGCCCGGCCGGGCTCTCCGGCGGGCAGCAACGGCGCGTCGCGCTCGCCCGAGCGCTCGCGCGGCGCCCGGACATCCTGCTTCTCGACGAGCCCACCGCCGGCCTCGACCCGGCACTGCGCGACGACATCGCAGACCTGTTGCGTGACCTCGCCGTGCGCGAGGGCATCGCCGTCGCCTTCACCAGCCACGACCCCGACTTCGTCGCCCGGTGCGCTGACGACACCCTTGCCCTGAAGCCCGCCTCAGGCGCCGCGGCGGCGCCCACCACGGCCCTGACCGTCGTCGACGGCGGCCTGCCCCGGTCCGCGGACGGCACCGGGCCGGTCCTGGAGGTGGCGGCACTGGGCGCCTCCACCGGAAGCGGGCGTACCCGCCGGGTGGTTCTGGCCGATCTGGACCTGGATCTGCTCCCGGGCACCCTGACCGGAATCGTCGGCCCGTCCGGCTGCGGGAAGACGACCCTGGTCCGCACGCTTGCCGGTCTCCACCCGCGGGACACAGGTACGGCCGTCCTCGGCGGTCTGCCGCTGGCCTCCTCCTACCGGCGGCGCACACGTGACCAGCGACGCCGCATCCAGCTCGTGCCGCAGAACCCGCTGGGCGCCCTCAACCCCGCTCAAACCGTGGGCTCCACCCTGACCCGGCCGTTGAGGCTCCACTTCGGACTGCCCGCCGCCCGGTGTGGGGAGCGCGTCGAAGAGCTGCTCACCGCCGTCGGCCTCCCGGCCGGGTTCGCGACCCGCTACCCTCACGAACTCTCCGGTGGTCAACGCCAACGGGTCTCGGTGGCCCGCGCCTTGGCGGCCGAACCCGACGTCCTGCTCTGTGACGAGGTCACCTCCGCACTCGACGGAGCCACTGCGGCCGGCATCATGGAGCTGTTGGCCGGTCTGCGGACCCGACGAGGCCTCGCCGTCGTTCTCGTCAGCCACGACCTCGTGCTGGTGGCGGACCACGCCGACGGCGTTCTCACGCTCGGTGGTCCCGCCGGGGCGACGCTCGCGAAGCGGCTCTGA
- a CDS encoding ABC transporter permease: MTDATRAGIPRLKPPPAKAGGAGRRGRVLVRAVPALLLVLLALAGPLLAPHAIDRPVTFPYAGTDGDAVLGGDQLGRDVLSRVLTGGAPLIATASAIALAVTAIATVLGILAALRPALGRWIERVADLAILLPAVLGIMLVALAWPGGGRLAVGAAATVLGVPYAVRLVAAAAAPIAGTGYVEVAAAGGERLWYLMVREVLPNLRSTLLALFGLRFVEGVYVVSVAAFLQLGPQPPEADWALMIRENAAGITLNPWAVAAPCLAIGLLAVSVNLAAEALAPARPTPETPL; this comes from the coding sequence ATGACGGACGCCACCCGGGCCGGGATTCCCCGGCTGAAGCCTCCGCCGGCGAAGGCGGGCGGGGCCGGGCGCCGGGGGCGCGTGCTGGTCCGTGCGGTTCCCGCTCTCCTGCTCGTCCTCCTGGCGCTCGCCGGTCCGCTGCTCGCCCCGCACGCGATCGACCGACCGGTCACCTTCCCGTACGCGGGCACCGACGGCGACGCCGTCCTGGGCGGTGACCAGCTCGGCCGCGACGTCCTCAGCCGTGTCCTGACCGGCGGCGCGCCGCTGATCGCCACCGCCTCGGCCATCGCCCTGGCGGTCACCGCGATCGCCACGGTCCTCGGGATCCTCGCCGCACTCCGGCCCGCCCTCGGCCGGTGGATCGAACGCGTCGCCGACCTCGCGATCCTCCTGCCGGCGGTTCTCGGCATCATGCTCGTCGCCCTGGCCTGGCCCGGTGGCGGGCGCCTCGCCGTCGGCGCGGCCGCCACCGTCCTGGGCGTGCCGTACGCGGTGCGCCTCGTCGCCGCTGCGGCCGCTCCGATCGCCGGCACCGGTTACGTCGAGGTCGCTGCTGCGGGCGGCGAACGCCTGTGGTACCTGATGGTGCGGGAGGTTCTGCCCAATCTGCGGTCCACGCTGCTCGCCCTGTTCGGGCTGCGCTTCGTCGAGGGGGTGTACGTCGTGTCGGTCGCCGCCTTCCTCCAACTCGGACCTCAGCCTCCCGAGGCCGACTGGGCACTGATGATCCGGGAGAACGCCGCCGGAATCACCCTCAACCCCTGGGCGGTGGCGGCGCCGTGCCTGGCCATCGGCCTGCTCGCGGTAAGCGTCAACCTCGCCGCCGAAGCCCTCGCCCCCGCCAGGCCCACCCCGGAGACCCCGCTGTGA
- a CDS encoding ABC transporter permease — translation MTTPRPAGAGAPPGGPARILPGAGRAARLAARRLGLLVALLAAVFAAVELLPGDAAGATAERGESAAGVAARRAALGLDRPLAQRFWDWMTGLPAGDLGTTARGQHVTDVLAGPFPNTLLLGVLALALSTTGALALGGWAVLRPGGRVDRVIEAVATVAFALPEFVVSVALLLLLSQWTGWLPAVTLTGADGAPESWDMLVLPLLALAIPQIGWNTRIVRGALADQAGLPHVQASVLDGLPRRRILVHHMLPGAMPAVATGIATSAGMLLGGAVVVETLFNYPGVGAVLAGAIADRDTPLVAGVVMAAGTAVSLLLLLADLIRTITLGERR, via the coding sequence TTGACCACACCCCGCCCGGCCGGGGCGGGCGCACCCCCTGGCGGCCCGGCCCGCATCCTCCCCGGTGCGGGCCGGGCCGCCAGGCTCGCCGCTCGGCGCCTCGGCCTGCTCGTCGCTCTGCTCGCCGCGGTCTTCGCCGCAGTCGAGCTGTTGCCCGGTGACGCCGCCGGAGCCACCGCAGAACGCGGGGAGAGCGCTGCGGGCGTCGCCGCCCGGCGTGCCGCACTCGGGCTCGACCGTCCGCTCGCGCAGCGGTTCTGGGACTGGATGACGGGCCTTCCCGCCGGCGACCTCGGCACCACGGCACGGGGACAGCACGTCACCGACGTCCTCGCCGGGCCCTTTCCCAACACGCTGCTGCTCGGCGTTCTCGCGCTCGCCCTGAGTACGACCGGTGCACTCGCGCTGGGCGGTTGGGCCGTGCTCCGTCCGGGAGGCCGGGTCGACCGGGTCATCGAGGCCGTTGCCACCGTCGCCTTCGCGCTACCGGAGTTCGTCGTGTCCGTAGCGCTCCTCCTGCTCCTCTCCCAGTGGACGGGCTGGCTTCCGGCCGTCACCCTGACCGGGGCGGACGGCGCACCCGAGTCCTGGGACATGCTCGTCCTGCCGCTACTCGCGCTGGCGATCCCCCAGATCGGTTGGAACACCAGGATCGTGCGCGGCGCGCTCGCCGACCAGGCGGGCCTGCCGCACGTCCAGGCCTCCGTCCTCGACGGTCTGCCGCGGCGCCGCATCCTCGTCCACCACATGCTCCCGGGTGCGATGCCCGCCGTCGCGACCGGCATCGCCACCTCCGCAGGGATGCTCCTGGGTGGTGCGGTCGTCGTGGAGACCCTCTTCAACTACCCGGGCGTCGGGGCCGTCCTGGCCGGTGCCATCGCCGACCGGGACACCCCTCTGGTGGCAGGAGTCGTGATGGCCGCCGGCACCGCCGTCAGCCTGCTTCTGCTGCTCGCCGACCTCATCCGCACGATCACCCTGGGAGAGCGCAGATGA
- a CDS encoding ABC transporter substrate-binding protein: protein MGVTRRQLLWAGTGIGAAGVLAACSSGSGDSKDAAPSGAAAQQPRVGGTLKVGALGKASAITRDPHGTQANESDYLIISLLYDTLAVPGATSNTVSRLAASWKPSDDLKTWRFTLADGAKFHDGTPVTADDVVWSLQRLRNTPAGKSRLPGIQPEGITAEDAKTVVLVSDYPNADLPLLTRLTTFVLKKGTTDDALAGAPGTGPFKLDWYRDGNARLVRNDDWYGGKVLLDAVEVRLFESPQAMANALLAGQIDVASNVGAVAARTAETHKDVQILRRPNDMAMPIVMRTADGPFADPRVREALKSAVDRDAMVKQVLSGYGTVGNDILGTGDPALAKDIPQRTRDLAKAKQLLADAGFDTSKTYDLLTTEDIAGLAESATLFATQVREAGVKINVVKQDSKVFWDESWLKAPLYTTYWGTNDSVVFFASKTMLSDSGQNEAAFKEPTFDEAYRAAMGTADAAERAKLLHRLQEIEFTKSGYLLWGMADGIDLAGAAVRDLPKLPGYGRVQLEKTWLAR, encoded by the coding sequence GTGGGCGTCACCAGACGACAGCTGCTGTGGGCCGGTACCGGTATCGGTGCGGCCGGTGTTCTTGCTGCCTGCAGCAGCGGCAGTGGCGACTCCAAGGACGCGGCGCCCTCCGGTGCGGCTGCGCAGCAGCCCCGTGTCGGCGGGACGCTGAAGGTCGGCGCGCTCGGCAAGGCGTCCGCGATCACCCGCGATCCGCACGGCACCCAGGCCAATGAGAGCGACTACCTCATCATCAGCCTGCTCTACGACACGCTGGCCGTCCCCGGGGCCACCAGCAACACCGTCTCGCGGCTGGCCGCCTCGTGGAAGCCCTCCGACGACCTGAAGACCTGGCGCTTCACGCTCGCCGACGGTGCGAAGTTCCACGACGGCACGCCGGTCACCGCCGATGACGTGGTCTGGTCCCTGCAGCGCCTGCGGAACACCCCCGCGGGCAAGAGCCGCCTGCCCGGAATCCAGCCCGAAGGCATCACGGCCGAGGACGCGAAGACCGTCGTCCTGGTCTCCGACTACCCGAACGCCGACCTTCCGCTGCTGACGAGGCTGACCACCTTCGTCCTCAAGAAGGGCACCACGGACGACGCGCTCGCCGGTGCGCCCGGCACGGGCCCGTTCAAGCTCGACTGGTACCGGGACGGCAACGCCCGCCTGGTGCGCAACGACGACTGGTACGGCGGCAAGGTGCTGCTCGACGCCGTCGAGGTGCGGCTCTTCGAGAGCCCGCAGGCCATGGCCAACGCCCTGCTCGCCGGCCAGATCGACGTCGCCTCCAACGTCGGCGCGGTCGCCGCCCGGACCGCGGAGACCCACAAGGACGTGCAGATCCTGCGCAGGCCGAACGACATGGCGATGCCGATCGTCATGCGTACCGCCGACGGCCCGTTCGCCGACCCCCGGGTGCGTGAGGCGCTCAAGTCGGCCGTCGACCGGGACGCGATGGTCAAGCAGGTCCTGTCCGGCTACGGCACGGTCGGCAACGACATCCTGGGCACCGGCGACCCCGCACTGGCCAAGGACATCCCCCAGCGCACGCGGGATCTGGCCAAGGCGAAGCAGCTGCTCGCCGACGCCGGCTTCGACACCTCCAAGACCTACGACCTGCTCACCACCGAGGACATCGCCGGCCTCGCCGAGTCCGCGACCCTGTTCGCCACGCAGGTCCGCGAGGCGGGTGTGAAGATCAACGTCGTCAAGCAGGACTCCAAGGTCTTCTGGGACGAGAGTTGGCTCAAGGCCCCGCTGTACACCACCTACTGGGGCACCAACGACTCGGTGGTCTTCTTCGCGTCGAAGACGATGCTCTCCGACTCCGGACAGAACGAGGCCGCCTTCAAGGAGCCGACGTTCGACGAGGCCTACCGCGCGGCCATGGGCACCGCGGACGCCGCCGAGCGGGCCAAGCTGCTGCACCGGCTGCAGGAGATCGAGTTCACGAAGTCCGGCTACCTGCTGTGGGGGATGGCCGACGGCATCGACCTCGCCGGCGCGGCCGTGCGGGACCTGCCCAAGCTGCCGGGCTACGGTCGGGTCCAGCTTGAGAAGACCTGGCTGGCCCGTTGA